The proteins below are encoded in one region of Parvicella tangerina:
- a CDS encoding ribonuclease Z encodes MIFRVQILGSGSATPRLHRNPSAQYVNVLERHILIDCAEGTQIQMQKYKVKPQRIQHILISHLHGDHYLGLIGLLSSMHLNSRKKPVHIYAPEGLKEIVNMQLHYSKTTLGFDLIFHPLVGNQPEKIFEDKLIEIWTIPLEHRIYCNGFLIKEKEKPRNISKEAIKKHGIPIAMMHRLAKGEDWVQPDGAILPNEELTINPPAPRSFAYCSDTRYSEKIVDTIQGIDLLYHEATFLNNLKDRAKKTYHSTAEQAARIAKLCGAKQLIIGHFSARYMEVEAFEEEAGATFENVKAVNDGDIYDI; translated from the coding sequence ATGATTTTTCGCGTACAAATATTGGGAAGTGGAAGTGCAACACCTCGTTTGCACCGAAACCCTTCTGCGCAATACGTAAATGTGTTGGAAAGACATATTCTGATCGATTGTGCTGAAGGAACTCAGATTCAGATGCAAAAATATAAGGTTAAACCGCAACGCATACAGCACATTCTGATTTCTCACTTACATGGAGATCATTATTTGGGGCTGATCGGTTTGCTCTCATCTATGCACCTAAATAGTAGAAAAAAGCCTGTCCATATTTATGCTCCTGAAGGACTAAAGGAAATTGTGAATATGCAATTGCATTACAGCAAAACAACTTTAGGCTTTGACTTGATATTTCATCCTTTAGTTGGTAATCAACCGGAAAAGATCTTTGAGGATAAATTGATAGAGATTTGGACGATTCCACTGGAGCACAGAATCTATTGTAATGGCTTCTTGATCAAAGAAAAAGAGAAGCCCAGAAATATCTCTAAAGAAGCGATAAAAAAGCACGGTATCCCAATTGCTATGATGCATCGTCTGGCTAAAGGAGAGGATTGGGTTCAACCCGATGGGGCAATACTGCCAAACGAAGAGTTAACGATTAATCCACCTGCACCAAGAAGTTTTGCTTATTGTTCAGACACCAGGTATTCAGAAAAGATTGTAGATACCATACAAGGTATTGATTTGTTATATCATGAAGCAACTTTTCTAAACAACTTAAAGGACCGAGCTAAGAAGACCTATCATTCTACGGCTGAACAAGCAGCTCGCATTGCAAAATTATGTGGGGCGAAACAATTGATCATTGGTCATTTTTCTGCACGTTATATGGAGGTGGAAGCTTTTGAAGAAGAAGCTGGAGCTACTTTTGAGAATGTAAAAGCAGTAAACGATGGCGATATCTATGATATTTAG
- a CDS encoding L-threonylcarbamoyladenylate synthase — protein MIIEIRASSIDQRLIDQVLDVLQSGGIIVIPTDTVYSFACDLFNKRALEKMARIKDTKLKKANFSLVCHDLSSLSEYTKPISRGVYKTMNKALPGPYTFILEATNRIPKLFDSKKREVGIRIPDNNIAREIVRQLGNPLAVTSVHDEDEVLDYTSEPYEIFQRFENDVDIVIDGGIGGLTPSTIVSCLNDHCEIIREGAGNADIL, from the coding sequence ATGATAATTGAAATACGAGCTTCATCAATAGATCAGCGCCTAATTGATCAGGTTTTAGACGTTTTGCAATCGGGTGGAATAATTGTGATTCCAACGGATACGGTATACAGTTTTGCTTGTGATCTCTTTAATAAACGTGCGCTGGAGAAAATGGCAAGAATCAAGGATACGAAATTGAAAAAAGCCAACTTCTCTCTTGTTTGCCATGACCTTAGTTCGCTGAGTGAGTATACAAAGCCTATTAGTCGTGGAGTTTATAAAACGATGAACAAAGCACTTCCTGGTCCTTATACGTTCATTCTTGAAGCAACAAATAGAATTCCTAAACTTTTTGACAGTAAGAAAAGAGAGGTTGGGATAAGAATTCCCGACAATAATATTGCTAGAGAGATTGTTCGTCAGTTGGGAAACCCACTAGCGGTGACGAGTGTTCATGACGAAGATGAGGTTTTAGACTATACGAGTGAACCATACGAAATCTTTCAGCGATTTGAGAATGATGTTGATATTGTAATTGATGGTGGTATTGGTGGTTTAACCCCATCAACAATCGTAAGTTGCCTCAATGATCACTGCGAGATTATCAGAGAGGGAGCAGGTAATGCAGATATTCTCTAA
- a CDS encoding InlB B-repeat-containing protein produces MSRINESIFLAFVVLILTANSYSQSANCNLGNAGAEITVGASCSFETWNSTNNSSYWNSASGCGAWDGDDVWAWFTATSTSTTITYSPGSGFDPVLHLFTGACSTGMSALACADDAGSGSDETITYATTVGQVYMIRIQDYWDNASYTGELCVYDATGGGGGGGTCDHEVCLEDTYGDGWGSNSVDVLVNGVVVLNDITLGSGYGPACFSITADVGDDIDVVYNANGSFTYENDFYLYDNTAALVGSGDDANDISVTACVAPTAPSNDLCADATALPCGTNNLAGTTNYATAVADDASCASDYGVWYTFTGDGQETTIDVDAEAGYDQEIVIYSGSCGSLTNIDCEDAAFSGGVESYTFITTNAVTYYVYVASSSIFDGSTDTGDFTISRSCSPVYTVTFNANGGTGTMTPQAGNSSASLNSNTFTQSSCYFLEWNTAADGSGTSYADGATYSFASDVTLYAQWVCGAGCLHTLELYDYWSDGWQGATVDVTVNGSTVLSGITLASGGGPGTHTFPADNGDAIEIIFTGASSYDDECYFDVYDGYGNQLENNYYPDLSGLTWTGTGNCDAPVPVPGQDCSFPLLLCSSTFSVGNPGYSGTGAYDDFDGTGNCTGGEKNSMWLQIDIAATGDFNFTIMPNDGSNNSNGAETDYDYLVWRISGTGATTDCNNITASPGDALVACNYDGDGVTGVAPGGNAPAPINSWFDAAFEPTVSVTAGDVLLLCVQNFSGSTQGFNLDFGNSGPGVVDYSAPSTIYWTAGNSTTDWTDQANWGNCSVSPVCGVNAIVTSGVTNQPLIPTGDTRYVEDLTINPSATLTLQNNATLHVCGDFTNNGNIVFGANSTIVFDGGSATQNIYGSCTGVNDFGHFVINKTGGEVILNCDIEIAGDFTSSSNTSVLNTNGYHVYLEGDFNNFNGNATYTGTGTTGTLSFIGTANQDYDEGASQLDLNNIIMNNSGAGVNLLTNMYAKTSSGTLTLTDGLITTNGFEVFMQNDPPGAITGQSVASYVNGNLRRNLQSTGAYEFPVGNTTKGYQNAEVDFTAATSINNLIARFDVYPGAIPTQGGTECSTTYSIPNEDNGYWTIEADANSSTGMYDMTLYPTNATNTATANGWTVTKKPTISTGTWGLNGTCAASSTAAVVIRRDMVGFSVFGVAQATIPLPVNLVDFNGKIEGQVNHLYWETASEINSDHFEVLKSANGLDFEKIAEVDAARNSSTMRYYDLIDYDPFDVSYYRLVLVDQNGSKEYSDVVRLERDADIQSASVIPNPNNGLFNLDIQVLEDLDMKYKVYDYTGRIVAEQSLGLSSGKNQISIDLSSEANGIYTLIIFDANNMNVKTIKVLKQD; encoded by the coding sequence ATGAGCAGAATTAACGAAAGTATATTTTTGGCATTCGTAGTGTTGATACTGACTGCAAATTCCTATTCTCAAAGTGCAAACTGTAACTTAGGTAACGCTGGTGCAGAAATTACGGTAGGCGCTTCGTGCTCATTCGAAACTTGGAATAGTACCAACAATAGTAGTTATTGGAATAGCGCATCAGGTTGTGGTGCCTGGGATGGAGATGATGTATGGGCGTGGTTTACGGCAACAAGCACGTCAACAACGATTACATATTCACCAGGATCTGGTTTTGATCCTGTCTTGCATTTGTTTACAGGAGCTTGTAGCACAGGTATGTCAGCTTTGGCATGTGCAGATGATGCTGGAAGTGGTTCTGACGAAACTATTACCTATGCTACCACTGTAGGTCAAGTATACATGATCAGAATCCAAGATTATTGGGATAATGCATCTTACACAGGTGAGCTTTGCGTTTACGATGCGACTGGTGGTGGAGGTGGTGGTGGAACCTGTGATCATGAAGTATGTCTAGAAGACACCTATGGAGATGGTTGGGGCTCTAACTCAGTAGATGTGTTAGTGAATGGAGTTGTCGTATTAAATGACATCACCCTTGGTAGCGGCTACGGACCCGCTTGTTTTTCCATAACGGCTGATGTAGGTGATGATATTGATGTTGTTTACAATGCAAATGGTTCATTTACTTATGAAAATGATTTCTACCTTTATGATAACACAGCTGCATTAGTAGGTTCTGGAGATGACGCCAATGATATTAGTGTCACTGCTTGTGTAGCTCCTACTGCTCCTTCTAATGATCTTTGTGCAGATGCTACAGCTCTTCCTTGCGGAACAAACAACCTAGCTGGGACCACTAATTATGCCACAGCAGTAGCTGATGATGCAAGTTGCGCCAGTGATTACGGTGTTTGGTATACGTTTACTGGTGATGGTCAGGAAACAACGATTGACGTTGATGCCGAAGCTGGATATGATCAGGAAATCGTTATTTATTCAGGTAGTTGTGGTTCACTCACTAACATCGATTGTGAAGATGCCGCCTTTAGTGGAGGGGTTGAAAGCTACACGTTTATAACAACCAATGCAGTGACCTATTATGTCTATGTTGCTTCGAGCAGTATTTTTGATGGATCCACTGATACGGGTGACTTTACCATTTCGAGAAGCTGTTCTCCGGTTTATACTGTTACCTTCAATGCCAATGGTGGAACCGGAACTATGACTCCTCAAGCTGGAAATTCATCTGCTTCCTTGAATTCAAATACATTTACACAGAGTAGTTGTTATTTCTTAGAATGGAACACAGCTGCTGATGGCAGTGGTACATCTTATGCCGATGGTGCTACTTACAGTTTTGCCTCTGATGTAACACTCTATGCACAGTGGGTCTGCGGAGCTGGATGTTTACACACGTTGGAATTATATGACTATTGGAGTGATGGATGGCAGGGAGCAACCGTAGATGTTACCGTTAACGGTAGTACTGTTTTAAGTGGTATTACGTTAGCTTCAGGCGGAGGTCCAGGAACGCATACTTTCCCTGCAGATAACGGTGACGCAATTGAGATCATCTTTACAGGTGCCTCTAGCTATGACGATGAATGCTATTTTGACGTGTACGATGGTTATGGCAATCAACTGGAAAACAATTATTATCCAGACTTGAGCGGCTTGACATGGACAGGAACAGGAAACTGTGATGCTCCTGTACCTGTACCTGGTCAAGATTGTAGTTTTCCGTTGCTGCTATGTAGCTCTACATTTAGTGTAGGAAATCCGGGATACTCTGGAACTGGAGCTTATGATGACTTTGACGGAACAGGAAACTGTACTGGTGGTGAGAAAAATTCCATGTGGTTACAAATTGATATTGCTGCAACAGGAGACTTTAACTTTACCATCATGCCAAACGATGGTTCGAATAATTCGAATGGTGCCGAAACAGATTATGACTATTTAGTATGGCGTATTTCTGGTACAGGCGCCACCACTGACTGTAACAATATAACTGCCTCACCTGGAGATGCTTTAGTGGCATGTAACTATGATGGTGACGGGGTAACTGGGGTTGCTCCGGGCGGAAATGCGCCAGCTCCGATCAACAGTTGGTTTGATGCTGCGTTTGAGCCTACTGTCAGTGTTACGGCTGGGGATGTTTTACTTCTATGTGTTCAGAACTTCTCAGGAAGTACTCAAGGCTTTAACTTAGACTTTGGTAATTCGGGTCCTGGTGTGGTTGATTATTCTGCACCATCAACCATTTACTGGACGGCAGGGAATAGCACAACGGACTGGACAGACCAAGCGAACTGGGGTAACTGTTCTGTTAGTCCAGTATGTGGAGTAAATGCCATTGTTACCAGCGGAGTTACAAATCAACCATTGATACCAACTGGTGACACCAGATATGTTGAAGATTTAACGATCAATCCTTCTGCTACACTTACTCTTCAAAACAATGCAACACTGCATGTTTGTGGTGATTTTACAAATAATGGAAATATCGTGTTTGGCGCAAACTCTACAATCGTTTTTGACGGAGGAAGTGCCACGCAGAACATCTACGGAAGCTGTACTGGAGTCAACGATTTTGGTCATTTTGTGATTAACAAAACTGGAGGAGAAGTTATCCTTAATTGTGATATTGAAATCGCAGGTGACTTTACTAGCTCAAGTAATACCAGTGTATTGAATACTAACGGTTATCATGTATATCTTGAAGGTGACTTCAACAATTTCAATGGTAACGCTACTTACACAGGGACAGGAACTACGGGAACATTATCGTTTATTGGAACTGCTAATCAAGATTACGATGAAGGTGCTTCTCAACTCGATCTTAACAACATCATCATGAACAATTCTGGAGCGGGTGTGAACTTACTTACTAATATGTATGCCAAGACAAGTTCTGGAACACTGACCTTAACAGATGGTTTGATCACCACGAATGGTTTTGAAGTTTTTATGCAAAACGATCCCCCGGGTGCGATAACTGGTCAATCCGTGGCGAGTTATGTAAACGGAAACTTGAGAAGAAACCTTCAATCTACGGGTGCTTATGAGTTTCCCGTAGGGAATACCACCAAAGGTTATCAGAATGCAGAAGTTGACTTTACAGCGGCAACTTCCATTAATAACCTGATCGCTCGCTTTGATGTGTATCCAGGAGCAATCCCTACTCAAGGTGGCACTGAGTGTTCTACTACTTACAGTATTCCAAATGAAGATAATGGTTATTGGACCATTGAGGCAGACGCTAACTCGTCAACCGGAATGTATGATATGACGCTCTACCCTACCAATGCTACAAACACAGCTACAGCTAATGGTTGGACAGTTACGAAGAAGCCAACGATCTCGACAGGAACGTGGGGATTGAACGGAACTTGTGCTGCTTCTTCTACCGCTGCGGTAGTTATTCGTAGAGATATGGTAGGATTTTCCGTATTTGGAGTTGCTCAAGCTACGATTCCATTACCCGTGAATCTAGTTGACTTCAATGGTAAAATTGAAGGACAGGTAAATCATTTGTACTGGGAAACTGCATCTGAGATCAATAGCGACCATTTTGAAGTACTGAAATCTGCAAATGGTTTGGACTTTGAAAAGATAGCTGAAGTGGATGCGGCACGAAACAGCAGTACCATGCGTTATTATGACCTGATTGATTACGATCCTTTTGATGTTTCCTATTACCGACTCGTGTTAGTTGATCAAAATGGATCGAAAGAATATTCTGATGTTGTTCGACTAGAGAGAGATGCTGATATTCAAAGCGCTTCAGTTATTCCTAATCCTAATAATGGACTGTTCAATCTAGACATTCAGGTGTTGGAAGATTTGGACATGAAATACAAGGTTTATGATTATACTGGAAGAATAGTTGCTGAGCAGTCTCTTGGTCTTTCTTCAGGTAAGAATCAAATCTCAATTGACCTTTCTTCAGAAGCTAACGGAATCTATACTTTAATTATCTTTGATGCGAACAATATGAATGTTAAGACCATCAAGGTATTAAAGCAAGATTAA
- the fsa gene encoding fructose-6-phosphate aldolase, whose protein sequence is MKFFIDTANLEQIKEAQDLGILDGVTTNPSLMAKEGISGQENILQHYIDICNIVDGDVSAEVISTDFDGMVKEGEKLAELHGNIVVKVPMIKEGIKAIKYFSDKGIRTNCTLIFSAGQALLAAKAGATYVSPFIGRLDDVSTNGLDLIAQIRNIYDNYMFETEILAASVRHPMHIIECAEIGADVMTGPLSAITALLKHPLTDIGLEKFLADYQKANG, encoded by the coding sequence ATGAAGTTTTTTATTGATACAGCAAACTTAGAACAGATCAAAGAAGCGCAGGACCTGGGCATCTTGGACGGTGTAACGACCAACCCATCGTTAATGGCAAAAGAAGGTATTAGCGGACAGGAAAACATTTTACAACACTATATAGATATTTGTAATATCGTTGATGGAGATGTTAGTGCAGAGGTCATTTCCACTGACTTTGACGGGATGGTTAAGGAAGGTGAAAAACTTGCAGAACTTCACGGAAATATTGTGGTAAAAGTACCAATGATCAAGGAAGGAATTAAGGCGATCAAGTATTTTTCTGATAAGGGTATCAGAACAAACTGCACATTGATCTTTTCTGCTGGTCAGGCGCTTTTAGCTGCTAAAGCTGGTGCAACCTATGTTTCTCCTTTTATCGGACGATTAGATGATGTTTCAACGAATGGATTGGATTTAATTGCACAAATCAGAAATATCTATGACAACTACATGTTTGAAACAGAGATTCTTGCAGCATCTGTGAGACATCCAATGCATATTATAGAATGTGCTGAGATTGGTGCTGATGTGATGACAGGACCTTTAAGTGCGATTACTGCTTTATTAAAACATCCGCTTACAGACATTGGATTAGAAAAATTCTTAGCTGATTATCAGAAAGCCAACGGATAG
- a CDS encoding TonB-dependent receptor: MRVIVIVIISFFSAITFASSVDLSGQVLDSESKDPIPYATLQFIDLNTGVVCDENGKFNFTGDLPQNTTIKISAVGYETILVKFDRKLSATTFYLDHSHIELEEFVVSTSGSLQKNSIVNVEKRSMDELSTIQNNDLGEAIANIPSVYNLSTGNGISKPVIRGMSGMRVVTYLNGLRIENQQWGGDHGLGISENGIGTVEIIKGPSSLLYGADALGGVLFLQEEPFANQNSIETFYRTSFESNSMKLNNAVGFKTSGKRLKFNLFANHVSAADYQLPNGSYVKNSRFQQNDIKGSLGYNYKNWVITARYNFIRNRIGIPGHTHDSIFSLESFISDQQKREKTIPAQVITNHFAIIENGFYFNNSNLKVKTGFTSNQLVEYDEKVTIPGLDLTLNNYTYNVVWDRTVAKSHHLLIGSQGMLQNITNNPKAEEMIIPDANVGDFGGYAIFQGEIKGWNYQMGGRYDQRMIKIYSNEYSITNYSFNGFNYSAGFNKSIKELTFRFNTSSGFRPPHSSEMLADGVHHGTMRYEIGSTELKSEKATQFDFSIEYSGEHLYLALNPYYNQIQNYIYISPTDTIIGGYDVYEYKQDPNAQLIGGDFSLHYHPHFAHKLHLEHNTSFIQAKRSDGQPLPLTPQTRFNTLLRYQFESEGKFIIDYVALQHLYFLDQNRVSYFETPSQGYHLLNLSASFKLNINYPIDIQLGMKNILNEEYINHLSRLKPFEIPAPGRNFYIALKFNLITKKNK; this comes from the coding sequence ATGAGAGTCATAGTTATCGTCATAATATCTTTTTTCAGCGCAATTACGTTTGCAAGTTCTGTTGATCTTTCAGGTCAGGTGCTGGATTCCGAAAGCAAGGATCCTATACCCTATGCGACACTACAATTCATCGACCTCAATACGGGTGTAGTTTGTGATGAAAATGGCAAATTCAATTTTACAGGTGACCTTCCGCAAAATACAACCATAAAAATTAGCGCTGTTGGATATGAAACAATTCTTGTAAAATTTGACAGAAAACTATCGGCAACCACCTTTTACCTTGATCACTCTCACATAGAACTCGAAGAATTTGTAGTATCAACATCTGGATCACTACAAAAGAACAGTATCGTGAATGTTGAAAAAAGATCGATGGACGAATTATCTACCATTCAAAACAATGACTTAGGAGAAGCCATCGCAAACATTCCAAGCGTGTACAATCTAAGTACTGGTAATGGAATCAGCAAGCCCGTAATCAGAGGAATGTCTGGCATGCGAGTAGTTACTTACTTGAATGGGCTCAGAATTGAGAATCAGCAATGGGGAGGAGATCACGGATTAGGGATCAGTGAAAATGGAATTGGTACAGTAGAAATCATTAAAGGTCCATCCTCACTTCTTTATGGAGCTGATGCTCTAGGAGGAGTACTTTTCTTGCAAGAGGAACCTTTTGCTAACCAAAACTCGATAGAGACCTTTTACAGAACAAGCTTCGAGAGCAACTCAATGAAACTGAACAATGCTGTTGGCTTTAAAACAAGTGGAAAGCGTTTGAAATTTAACCTATTTGCCAATCATGTTTCTGCTGCAGACTATCAACTTCCTAATGGGTCGTACGTAAAAAATTCAAGGTTCCAACAAAACGATATCAAAGGCTCCTTAGGCTACAATTATAAAAACTGGGTAATTACCGCCAGATATAATTTCATTAGAAACCGTATTGGAATACCAGGACATACGCATGACTCTATCTTCTCATTAGAAAGTTTTATCAGCGATCAGCAGAAGCGAGAAAAAACTATTCCTGCTCAGGTAATAACCAACCATTTTGCAATCATTGAAAATGGGTTCTACTTCAATAACTCTAATTTGAAAGTCAAAACAGGATTCACGTCTAATCAATTAGTAGAATATGACGAAAAAGTAACCATACCCGGCCTTGACTTGACATTGAATAACTATACCTACAATGTTGTCTGGGATAGAACTGTTGCTAAATCACATCACCTGCTAATTGGTTCGCAAGGAATGCTTCAAAACATTACTAACAATCCTAAGGCAGAAGAAATGATTATTCCAGATGCCAATGTTGGAGATTTTGGCGGTTACGCAATTTTTCAGGGAGAAATTAAAGGATGGAACTATCAGATGGGAGGCAGGTATGATCAACGAATGATAAAGATTTATAGTAATGAGTATAGCATAACTAATTACAGTTTTAATGGCTTCAATTATTCTGCGGGATTCAATAAATCCATCAAAGAACTTACTTTCCGATTTAACACTTCCTCTGGATTCAGACCTCCTCATAGTAGTGAAATGTTAGCTGATGGCGTTCATCACGGCACCATGCGGTATGAAATTGGCTCAACTGAATTGAAGAGTGAGAAAGCAACTCAATTCGATTTTTCGATAGAATATTCAGGAGAACATCTGTACTTGGCTTTGAATCCTTACTACAATCAAATTCAAAACTACATTTACATCTCTCCTACGGATACTATAATCGGAGGCTATGATGTTTACGAATACAAACAAGATCCCAATGCTCAATTGATTGGTGGAGATTTTAGTTTACATTACCATCCACATTTTGCGCACAAGCTGCATTTAGAGCATAATACTTCATTTATTCAAGCCAAGCGCTCAGATGGTCAACCTTTGCCACTGACTCCTCAAACCAGGTTTAACACCCTATTGAGGTATCAATTCGAATCAGAAGGTAAATTTATTATTGACTATGTTGCCTTACAACATCTCTACTTTTTAGACCAAAACCGGGTAAGCTATTTTGAGACACCTAGCCAAGGATATCACCTCCTCAACCTAAGTGCTAGTTTCAAACTGAATATCAACTATCCAATTGACATACAATTGGGCATGAAAAACATTCTTAATGAAGAATACATCAATCATTTATCAAGACTAAAACCCTTTGAGATACCTGCGCCAGGTAGAAATTTTTATATCGCATTAAAATTCAATTTAATAACCAAGAAAAATAAGTAA
- a CDS encoding Fur family transcriptional regulator: MIEELLKSKGVRKTAFRAEVLELFASSNAAVDMESIEAHLGKFDRITLYRTMKTFLEKGLIHEINIGGEKKYGLCDHECGEDHTHHHDHVHFHCEDCKEVFCLEISAFPDLEIPGYEIEEMEIQLKGICERCKKKLR; the protein is encoded by the coding sequence ATGATAGAAGAACTTTTAAAAAGTAAAGGCGTAAGAAAAACAGCTTTTCGAGCTGAGGTTTTGGAACTGTTTGCATCTTCTAATGCTGCTGTTGATATGGAAAGTATTGAGGCGCATTTGGGAAAGTTTGATCGGATCACCTTGTATAGAACGATGAAGACTTTTCTAGAGAAGGGATTGATTCACGAGATTAATATCGGTGGGGAGAAGAAATACGGGCTTTGTGATCATGAGTGTGGTGAAGATCATACCCATCATCACGATCATGTTCATTTTCATTGCGAAGACTGTAAAGAAGTGTTCTGTCTGGAAATAAGTGCTTTCCCTGATCTTGAGATTCCTGGTTATGAGATTGAAGAAATGGAGATACAGCTCAAGGGAATTTGTGAACGATGCAAAAAGAAACTCAGATAA
- a CDS encoding AAA family ATPase, translating to MYNSDAEGIDALVSKYKLLNQEIGKVIVGQEDVVKQVLISIFSRGHCLLVGVPGLAKTLLVNTISEVLGLSFNRIQFTPDLMPSDIIGAEILDDTRNFKFMKGPIFANIILADEINRTPPKTQAALLEAMQERAVTAAGHKYKLEPPFFVLATQNPIEQEGTYPLPEAQLDRFMFNIWVDYPTYEEELAIVKATTNDSDVPLNHILTGEEIVYFQNLIRRMPVADNVIEYAVKLNGKTRPNGELAPDVIKKFVSWGAGPRASQYLIIGAKCHAAINGKYSPDIEDVQAVAEPILRHRLVRNYMAEAEGYTIERIIQELL from the coding sequence ATGTACAATTCAGATGCGGAAGGAATAGATGCTTTAGTGAGTAAATACAAGCTGCTAAATCAAGAGATTGGAAAAGTGATTGTTGGACAAGAAGATGTGGTTAAACAGGTTTTAATCTCTATTTTTTCCAGAGGACATTGTCTGCTTGTTGGAGTCCCAGGATTGGCTAAAACGTTGTTGGTAAATACGATTTCAGAGGTGCTTGGATTAAGTTTTAACCGAATTCAATTTACACCAGATTTAATGCCTTCTGATATCATTGGTGCTGAAATCCTTGATGATACCCGGAACTTCAAATTCATGAAGGGGCCAATTTTTGCAAATATTATCCTTGCAGATGAGATCAACCGAACACCTCCTAAAACACAGGCGGCTTTGCTAGAAGCAATGCAAGAACGTGCAGTTACGGCTGCAGGACATAAGTATAAACTGGAGCCTCCTTTTTTCGTGTTGGCAACCCAGAACCCGATTGAACAAGAAGGAACTTATCCACTTCCAGAAGCACAGCTCGATCGATTCATGTTTAACATTTGGGTTGATTATCCTACTTATGAGGAAGAATTGGCCATTGTAAAAGCAACAACTAATGATAGTGATGTACCTTTAAATCACATTTTAACAGGTGAAGAGATTGTTTACTTTCAGAATTTGATCAGAAGAATGCCTGTTGCTGACAATGTAATCGAATATGCTGTGAAACTAAATGGGAAGACTCGACCGAACGGTGAGTTAGCTCCTGATGTGATCAAGAAGTTTGTTTCTTGGGGAGCTGGTCCCCGTGCTAGTCAGTACCTAATTATTGGAGCAAAATGTCATGCAGCCATCAATGGTAAATACTCTCCAGATATTGAGGATGTTCAGGCAGTTGCAGAACCAATCCTAAGACACCGTTTAGTTAGAAATTATATGGCAGAAGCAGAAGGGTATACGATTGAGCGAATCATTCAAGAACTCTTGTAA